One Verrucomicrobiota bacterium genomic region harbors:
- a CDS encoding cobalamin-dependent protein (Presence of a B(12) (cobalamin)-binding domain implies dependence on cobalamin itself, in one of its several forms, or in some unusual lineages, dependence on a cobalamin-like analog.) — protein sequence FSRPKNLLKNPLQFTGISKAMNSEEIQNELLNCIRLADRRAANQLLETWTSEHGFERLIVEVLEPALTQLGEAWQRKEVFTIAQAYVAAKIVEDSLVRIAAQTPSGAVAEKGAVVLGNIQDDFHSLGCRLVAIFLQKDGWRVHNLGNDVAASVFVDKALEVGARIIGVSAMIYTTAQNIIQVRQEIDRRGLTGRLQLAVGGAIFMARPALVAEVGADGTAGNALEASQLFVRLQERAEAFTPAHG from the coding sequence TTTAGCCGTCCAAAAAACCTGCTGAAAAACCCCCTGCAATTCACCGGAATCAGTAAAGCGATGAACAGCGAAGAGATCCAAAACGAACTGCTGAACTGTATCCGGCTGGCGGATCGCCGGGCGGCTAATCAGTTGTTGGAAACGTGGACGTCTGAGCATGGATTTGAGCGGCTGATTGTGGAGGTGCTGGAGCCGGCATTAACGCAGTTGGGCGAAGCCTGGCAACGGAAAGAGGTTTTCACCATCGCACAAGCCTACGTGGCCGCCAAAATTGTGGAGGATTCGCTGGTTCGTATCGCCGCTCAAACTCCGTCCGGGGCGGTGGCGGAAAAAGGCGCGGTGGTATTGGGCAACATCCAGGACGACTTTCATTCGTTGGGCTGCCGCTTGGTGGCCATCTTCTTGCAAAAAGACGGTTGGCGGGTCCATAATCTGGGCAACGACGTGGCTGCGTCCGTCTTTGTGGACAAAGCCCTTGAGGTCGGTGCCAGGATCATCGGCGTTTCGGCCATGATTTACACCACCGCGCAGAACATCATTCAGGTGCGCCAGGAGATTGATCGCCGGGGCCTGACCGGGCGGCTCCAATTGGCGGTTGGTGGCGCCATCTTCATGGCTCGGCCCGCGTTGGTGGCCGAAGTGGGAGCCGACGGCACGGCGGGTAACGCCTTGGAGGCTTCGCAATTGTTCGTGCGTCTTCAAGAACGGGCGGAAGCATTCACCCCGGCTCACGGATGA
- a CDS encoding uroporphyrinogen decarboxylase family protein yields MNSLERILATLAGQPVDRRPFSLTLCLYGARLTGCPLPEYYSNPTAYALGQAAVAERFAPDILFGPFALAAVAEAFGAETRWFPEHPPILKRPAATSVAEALKLPLPDPSGHPRLTYLRETTRQMAAQSAGTVPIAGVLTCLTDFPALLVGFEAWMECLLFAPEQARELMARLNPWFIELANGLLEAGAAFVAMPAVFISPAMLPRGTVTGVTLPALREAMAGIRGAVVLHHAGGPFLSHLDLLPGLPHLAAMVVDHTDDLGLCRAALGPEPTLIGGMDGPNLGTLSAAGAAVQARAALENRRADARFILGSTGPDVPYDTPPENLLAVRRAVEEFGGTQT; encoded by the coding sequence ATGAACAGTCTGGAACGCATTCTCGCCACGCTGGCTGGACAGCCGGTGGATCGCCGACCGTTCAGCCTGACGCTTTGCCTCTATGGCGCGCGGCTCACGGGCTGCCCGTTGCCCGAATATTATTCCAACCCGACGGCCTACGCGCTCGGTCAGGCGGCGGTGGCGGAGCGCTTTGCGCCGGACATTCTCTTTGGGCCGTTTGCGCTGGCGGCGGTGGCCGAGGCCTTCGGCGCGGAAACCCGCTGGTTTCCCGAGCATCCGCCCATTCTCAAGCGCCCCGCCGCAACATCCGTGGCGGAGGCCTTGAAGTTGCCGCTGCCTGATCCGTCCGGACACCCGCGCCTGACCTATCTGCGGGAAACGACCCGACAAATGGCCGCCCAGAGCGCTGGCACCGTGCCGATTGCCGGAGTGCTCACTTGCCTGACGGATTTCCCGGCGCTGCTGGTGGGGTTCGAGGCGTGGATGGAATGCCTGCTCTTTGCACCGGAACAGGCGCGCGAACTGATGGCGCGGCTCAATCCATGGTTTATCGAACTGGCGAACGGGCTGCTGGAGGCGGGTGCCGCATTTGTCGCCATGCCCGCCGTGTTTATCTCACCCGCCATGTTGCCACGGGGAACGGTCACGGGGGTGACCTTGCCGGCCTTGCGCGAAGCGATGGCGGGCATCCGGGGCGCCGTGGTGCTGCATCATGCGGGTGGTCCGTTTCTGTCGCACTTGGATTTGTTACCCGGCTTGCCGCACCTGGCCGCCATGGTGGTGGATCATACGGATGATCTCGGTCTCTGCCGTGCCGCGCTGGGGCCTGAACCAACGCTGATTGGCGGGATGGATGGTCCCAACCTGGGCACGCTTTCCGCCGCAGGGGCAGCCGTGCAAGCGCGCGCGGCTCTGGAAAACCGGCGCGCGGACGCCCGCTTTATTCTGGGCTCGACGGGGCCGGATGTGCCGTATGATACCCCGCCGGAAAATCTTCTGGCGGTCCGCCGCGCAGTGGAAGAATTTGGGGGAACGCAGACATGA
- a CDS encoding DUF1638 domain-containing protein — protein MSTPGSLLISCSVLQAEIELLRRTGRLDCPVEFVESMLHMHPERLSRVLDASLSAARERGQTVVLAYGDCCAEMTDFSMRPGVARTPCQCCCDLLLGRAEFRRLRRAGAFLLIPEWMRRWRQVFMHELGLNPENAKDLMREMHTKLVYLDTRVAPVPEAELRACSEYCGLPYEVHPVSLEALGQNLQQTLHPNNSTTNRTAGP, from the coding sequence ATGAGCACGCCCGGTTCACTTCTGATCAGTTGTTCGGTGTTGCAGGCGGAGATCGAGTTGCTCCGGCGCACCGGGCGGCTGGATTGCCCGGTCGAGTTTGTTGAATCCATGCTGCACATGCACCCGGAGCGGCTAAGCCGTGTGCTCGACGCCTCGCTCAGTGCCGCGCGTGAACGGGGACAAACCGTGGTGCTGGCGTATGGCGATTGCTGCGCTGAAATGACCGATTTCTCCATGCGGCCCGGGGTCGCTCGGACGCCGTGCCAGTGCTGCTGTGATTTACTGTTGGGCCGGGCGGAGTTCCGGCGGCTGCGCCGGGCGGGTGCGTTTCTCCTGATTCCCGAGTGGATGCGGCGCTGGCGCCAGGTGTTTATGCATGAATTGGGTTTGAACCCGGAGAATGCCAAGGATTTGATGCGCGAGATGCATACCAAGTTGGTCTATCTGGATACCAGGGTGGCACCTGTGCCAGAGGCTGAACTGCGCGCTTGTTCGGAATATTGTGGCCTGCCGTACGAAGTCCATCCCGTGTCGCTCGAGGCCTTGGGCCAGAACCTCCAGCAAACGTTGCACCCGAATAACTCAACCACCAATCGTACTGCTGGCCCATGA
- a CDS encoding PAS domain S-box protein, with protein MNSHPLPSDPAFPVMALDLISHLLGRADNPGELARYLADELRDLTGARGILLTQCGAALDGAEDRMLCLEPTQFRLRAEAGPDLPALIRTAHQLKTPAIWRAGDEVPAAGTLAALGFALALVFPLRVGEIQVGSLVVFGLPDPERLNEVRDLLQTLAGIVALVLRNAALYQDQEWIIEERTRELREVAQFNRQIIRSAQEGIIVYGPDLRYQVWNPYMEQISGLAAQAVLGKHPADLFPFLKEHGVIERLEKTLAGELPDTIEFPYHLPSIGKSGWASDACAPLRNAQGEIIGVIATVRDITGRKQVEEALREAEARQRKMVANIGDVIVIIDQNGINRYKSPNLEKWFGWRPEEVVGAKALDNVHPDDLAHAQQFIGALVEKPNVPATTECRYRCKDGSYKWIEFTGVNLLHDPDIRGILGNYHDIMERKRLERERVNLEVHLRQQQKLESIGTLASGVAHEINNPINGVMNYAQLILDRSGSDSQAREYAKEIIHETERVAVIVRSLLQFARQEKQAHSPARMQDMIEQTLSLIRTVIRRDQITLQVEVPPDLPAIKCRSQQIQQVLMNLLTNARDALNQRYSAHHADKIMRLGAVYFERDGRRWVRITVEDHGAGIPAEVQGRIFDPFFTTKSRSEGTGLGLSISHSIVKDHHGKLWFETEVGRGTKFHLELPVN; from the coding sequence ATGAATTCACACCCCCTTCCATCGGACCCTGCCTTTCCCGTGATGGCACTGGATTTGATCAGCCATCTCTTGGGCCGCGCCGATAACCCCGGGGAACTGGCCCGGTACCTGGCGGATGAATTACGCGACTTGACCGGGGCGCGCGGCATTTTGCTGACCCAATGCGGGGCAGCATTGGATGGCGCGGAGGACCGTATGCTGTGTCTGGAACCGACCCAATTCCGTCTTCGGGCGGAAGCGGGGCCGGACCTGCCCGCTCTGATTCGGACCGCACATCAACTGAAGACACCGGCGATTTGGCGGGCCGGGGATGAAGTTCCGGCAGCCGGCACGTTGGCGGCGCTGGGGTTTGCTTTGGCGCTCGTTTTCCCGCTGCGCGTGGGAGAAATTCAGGTCGGGTCCCTGGTCGTGTTTGGGTTACCCGACCCGGAGCGCCTGAACGAAGTGCGGGATTTGTTGCAAACGCTGGCGGGTATCGTGGCCCTGGTGTTGCGCAACGCCGCCTTATATCAGGATCAGGAGTGGATCATTGAGGAGCGCACGCGGGAACTGCGGGAGGTCGCTCAGTTCAACCGGCAAATCATCCGCAGTGCCCAGGAAGGGATCATCGTCTATGGCCCCGATTTGCGCTATCAGGTGTGGAATCCATACATGGAACAAATCAGCGGATTGGCCGCCCAGGCGGTGCTGGGCAAGCATCCGGCAGACTTGTTTCCGTTCTTAAAAGAACATGGCGTAATTGAACGCCTTGAAAAAACGTTGGCGGGGGAGCTGCCGGACACCATTGAGTTCCCGTATCATCTGCCGTCGATCGGCAAATCGGGCTGGGCCTCGGACGCCTGTGCTCCGTTGCGAAACGCGCAAGGCGAGATCATCGGGGTGATTGCGACCGTTCGGGACATCACCGGGCGCAAGCAGGTGGAGGAGGCGCTGCGGGAGGCGGAGGCCCGGCAGCGCAAGATGGTGGCCAACATCGGGGATGTGATCGTCATCATTGATCAGAATGGCATCAATCGTTACAAGAGCCCAAACCTCGAGAAATGGTTTGGCTGGCGGCCGGAAGAAGTGGTCGGGGCCAAGGCCCTGGACAACGTACACCCTGACGATTTGGCTCACGCCCAGCAGTTTATTGGCGCACTCGTTGAAAAACCCAACGTCCCCGCCACCACCGAATGCCGTTACCGTTGCAAGGACGGCAGTTACAAATGGATTGAATTTACCGGCGTCAATCTCCTGCACGACCCCGATATCCGCGGGATCCTTGGGAATTATCATGATATCATGGAGCGCAAGCGGTTGGAGCGGGAGCGGGTAAATTTGGAAGTCCACTTGCGCCAGCAGCAGAAGCTCGAATCCATCGGCACCCTCGCCAGCGGGGTGGCGCATGAAATCAACAACCCCATCAATGGGGTGATGAATTACGCCCAGTTAATCCTGGACCGATCTGGGTCGGATAGTCAGGCGCGCGAATATGCCAAGGAAATCATCCACGAAACCGAGCGGGTGGCCGTCATCGTCCGCAGCCTGCTGCAGTTTGCCCGGCAGGAGAAGCAGGCCCACAGCCCGGCGCGGATGCAGGATATGATCGAACAGACCCTATCGCTCATCCGCACGGTCATCCGCCGCGACCAAATTACGCTGCAAGTCGAAGTGCCACCGGACTTACCGGCCATTAAATGCCGCAGCCAACAGATTCAGCAGGTGTTGATGAACCTGCTGACCAATGCCCGCGATGCCCTCAACCAGCGCTACTCCGCTCATCACGCGGACAAAATCATGCGTTTGGGTGCCGTGTATTTCGAGCGGGACGGGCGGCGTTGGGTGCGGATTACGGTGGAAGATCACGGCGCGGGCATCCCGGCTGAAGTTCAAGGGCGAATCTTTGATCCGTTCTTCACCACCAAGTCGCGGAGCGAAGGCACCGGGCTGGGACTTTCCATCAGCCACAGCATTGTGAAAGATCATCACGGGAAACTGTGGTTTGAAACCGAGGTGGGGCGGGGAACCAAATTTCACTTGGAACTGCCAGTTAATTGA
- a CDS encoding SDR family NAD(P)-dependent oxidoreductase, whose translation MNFLVTGGAGFIGSHVCERLLKAGHAVWTVDDLNPFYAPAIKQANLQAIQTVPGRFEFILGDITDATVVNAVFERTRFDQVIHLAARAGVRPSLDAPALYQRVNVEGTVNVLEAARRTGVRKFIQASSSSVYGVNAKVPFSEGDSIFTAISPYAASKLACEALGHVYHHVYGLDVVALRFFTVYGPRQRPDLAIHKFARRMLAGKSIPVFGDGSTARDYTFVADIVDGILACTQHEFGFEIINLGDSNPITLNRLIEVLEQTLGVQAQRDWMPAQPGDVPITYANVEKARRLLGYEPKVKIEAGIAKFVEWLRTQGVGKD comes from the coding sequence ATGAACTTTTTAGTAACAGGCGGGGCCGGGTTCATCGGTTCGCACGTTTGTGAACGACTTTTAAAAGCCGGGCACGCGGTGTGGACGGTGGATGACTTGAACCCCTTTTATGCGCCAGCGATAAAGCAGGCCAACCTCCAGGCCATCCAAACCGTGCCGGGTCGGTTTGAATTTATCTTGGGCGACATTACGGATGCCACGGTGGTCAACGCGGTTTTTGAACGCACCCGGTTTGATCAGGTGATTCACCTGGCGGCGCGCGCGGGGGTGCGGCCCAGCCTGGACGCTCCGGCCTTGTATCAACGGGTGAATGTCGAAGGGACTGTCAACGTGCTGGAGGCGGCGCGCCGCACGGGCGTGCGCAAGTTTATCCAAGCGTCCTCTTCCTCGGTCTATGGGGTGAATGCCAAGGTGCCGTTTTCCGAAGGCGACTCGATCTTCACCGCCATCTCGCCGTATGCCGCCAGCAAACTGGCGTGCGAGGCACTGGGCCATGTGTATCATCATGTCTATGGCCTCGATGTGGTGGCCTTGCGTTTCTTCACCGTGTACGGGCCGCGGCAACGCCCCGATCTGGCCATTCATAAATTTGCCAGGCGCATGTTGGCGGGTAAATCCATCCCGGTTTTTGGCGATGGCTCCACCGCGCGCGATTATACGTTTGTGGCAGATATTGTGGATGGCATCCTGGCCTGCACCCAACACGAGTTCGGGTTTGAAATCATCAATCTGGGCGATTCCAATCCAATCACTTTGAACCGCCTGATTGAGGTGCTGGAGCAAACACTGGGAGTTCAGGCACAACGCGATTGGATGCCGGCGCAGCCCGGCGATGTGCCCATCACCTACGCGAACGTGGAGAAGGCGCGCCGACTGTTGGGTTATGAACCGAAAGTGAAAATCGAAGCGGGGATTGCGAAATTCGTCGAATGGCTGCGTACCCAAGGCGTGGGAAAGGATTAA
- a CDS encoding M20 family metallopeptidase yields MTKTARLLRELVALPSVNPAFLPPGDPRTGEHRVADCLAAMASQAGMDVEFQKISSERANLLVTLSPSGKVQRRILLAPHLDTVPSANPEQMVPRLKQGRLYGRGACDTKGSVAAMFLAMQAMATARRRPKHTEIVFAGLVDEESGQAGSRALAASGIKADLAIVGEPTLLEVVTAHKGDIWLRIQTHGKAAHGACPDQGRNAVHAMARVVDALETEYAAQLRQRTHPLLGHATVNVGRIVGGTQPNIVPDLCEIAIDRRTLPGETDAGVRREIQTLLRGRGLKVTLSNRKTGTCLPLETNPRLALVQELLRAAGRSQSRGVHYFCDASVLALGGIPSVVFGPGNIAQAHTSDEWISLVELDKAARILTRFLQVMP; encoded by the coding sequence ATGACCAAAACAGCCAGGTTATTGCGGGAGTTGGTGGCGCTGCCAAGCGTCAACCCGGCGTTTTTGCCCCCTGGCGATCCACGCACGGGCGAACATCGGGTTGCTGATTGCCTCGCAGCCATGGCGTCACAAGCCGGAATGGACGTGGAATTCCAAAAAATATCCAGTGAACGCGCCAATTTGTTGGTAACCCTGTCGCCATCTGGAAAGGTACAGCGGCGAATTCTGCTTGCTCCGCACTTGGATACCGTGCCGTCGGCGAACCCGGAACAGATGGTCCCGCGCCTGAAACAGGGACGGCTCTACGGACGCGGGGCGTGCGACACCAAAGGCTCTGTGGCAGCCATGTTTCTGGCGATGCAGGCCATGGCCACGGCGCGGCGGCGTCCCAAACACACCGAAATTGTTTTCGCCGGATTGGTGGATGAAGAATCCGGCCAAGCCGGTTCGCGCGCCTTGGCGGCCAGCGGCATAAAGGCGGATCTGGCGATTGTGGGCGAACCCACGTTGCTCGAGGTGGTCACCGCCCATAAAGGGGATATCTGGCTGCGGATTCAAACCCACGGTAAAGCCGCGCATGGCGCCTGCCCGGATCAGGGTCGTAATGCCGTGCATGCCATGGCGCGCGTGGTGGATGCGCTGGAAACCGAGTATGCCGCGCAACTACGGCAGCGGACGCATCCCTTGCTCGGTCACGCCACGGTGAATGTGGGCCGGATCGTGGGCGGCACCCAGCCCAACATTGTGCCCGACCTGTGCGAGATCGCCATTGACCGGCGCACATTGCCAGGCGAAACCGACGCGGGTGTGCGGCGCGAAATCCAAACCCTGCTTCGCGGCCGAGGCCTGAAAGTGACCCTGTCCAATCGCAAAACCGGGACGTGCCTGCCGCTGGAAACCAACCCGCGGCTGGCGTTGGTGCAGGAGTTGCTGCGTGCTGCCGGTCGTTCGCAATCGCGCGGCGTCCATTACTTTTGCGATGCCTCCGTGCTGGCGCTGGGCGGCATCCCGAGCGTGGTGTTTGGCCCGGGCAACATCGCCCAGGCCCATACCAGCGATGAATGGATTTCCCTGGTCGAGTTGGATAAAGCGGCGCGTATTCTAACCCGTTTTCTTCAAGTGATGCCATAA